A region of Dermabacter vaginalis DNA encodes the following proteins:
- the recF gene encoding DNA replication/repair protein RecF (All proteins in this family for which functions are known are DNA-binding proteins that assist the filamentation of RecA onto DNA for the initiation of recombination or recombinational repair.) yields MHLKALELTNYRSYAHAFLRFTPGITVFVGANGQGKTNIVEALWYLATLSSHRVAHDAALVRRGETTAIIRAMCERAGRDVRIDMQIAPGRTNEVRLHSQPLARPREILGQVRAVMFSPEDLALVKGEPEGRRRFLDEILFEIAPRFASIKSDYDKVLRQRNHLLKQMRAMNKGRGGKHAADEIGGMDPREAAETTLDVWDEQLARRGAELMRARLHLVNRLRPHVGYSYLRVSSDEGADPNLGLGPEGRGAVSSPANIRYASSVLEGGLAAASDAETTRDEPPLPSLQQLHDALLAHIAERRDDEIDRGVSLVGPHRDDLEIRLSDFPAKGYASHGESWSLALALRLGSYDLLTIEEGDLGDGEPILILDDVFSELDAHRRERLGRIIKGAAQVLITTANDADIPRSIGDDVHVVDVVKGSATVREGGPRGASDMGATW; encoded by the coding sequence ATGCACCTCAAGGCGCTCGAACTCACCAACTACCGCTCCTACGCGCATGCCTTCTTGCGCTTCACACCCGGGATCACCGTGTTCGTGGGGGCAAACGGCCAGGGCAAAACGAACATCGTTGAAGCCCTCTGGTACCTCGCAACCCTTTCCTCGCACCGCGTGGCACACGATGCTGCCCTCGTGCGCCGAGGCGAGACAACTGCGATCATCCGCGCGATGTGCGAGCGTGCTGGACGCGATGTACGGATCGACATGCAGATCGCCCCCGGTCGAACGAACGAGGTGCGCCTTCACTCACAGCCGCTTGCGCGCCCCCGCGAAATCCTCGGTCAGGTGCGCGCCGTGATGTTCTCGCCCGAGGATCTCGCCCTTGTGAAGGGCGAACCCGAAGGCCGGCGCCGCTTCCTCGACGAAATCCTTTTCGAAATCGCCCCCCGTTTTGCGAGCATCAAATCCGACTACGACAAGGTTCTTCGCCAGCGCAATCACCTTCTCAAACAGATGCGCGCGATGAATAAGGGCCGCGGCGGAAAACACGCTGCAGACGAGATTGGTGGCATGGACCCGCGCGAGGCGGCGGAAACGACGCTCGACGTGTGGGATGAACAGCTCGCCCGCCGCGGTGCTGAACTTATGCGTGCACGGCTCCACCTCGTCAACCGCCTTCGCCCCCACGTGGGCTACTCCTACTTGCGCGTTTCGAGCGACGAAGGCGCCGACCCCAATCTTGGCCTGGGCCCCGAAGGGCGCGGTGCAGTGTCGAGTCCCGCGAATATCCGCTACGCCTCGAGCGTTCTCGAGGGAGGGCTCGCCGCCGCGTCCGATGCCGAAACGACTCGTGACGAACCGCCCCTGCCGAGCCTCCAGCAGCTCCACGACGCCCTCCTCGCCCACATCGCTGAGCGCCGCGACGATGAAATTGACCGCGGCGTGAGCCTCGTGGGGCCCCACCGCGATGACCTCGAAATTCGCCTGAGTGACTTTCCCGCGAAGGGATATGCAAGCCATGGCGAATCGTGGTCCCTCGCCCTCGCGCTGCGCCTCGGCTCCTACGACCTCCTCACGATCGAGGAGGGCGACCTTGGCGACGGCGAACCGATCCTTATCCTTGACGACGTGTTCAGCGAGCTCGATGCTCACCGTCGCGAGCGCCTGGGGCGCATCATCAAAGGCGCGGCCCAAGTGCTCATCACGACGGCAAACGATGCCGACATCCCCCGTTCCATTGGCGACGACGTGCATGTGGTGGACGTCGTGAAGGGCTCCGCAACCGTGCGCGAAGGCGGGCCGCGCGGGGCGAGCGACATGGGGGCCACGTGGTGA
- the dnaN gene encoding DNA polymerase III subunit beta — MKFHLDRDVLSDAVSWATRTLPQRPAMPILQGVRIVAEDGELKFSTFDYEVSAHISVEAEIDEPGEILVQGKMLNDIVRALPHKTVSVTHEGPKVEILCGSSRFSLATLPVAEYPVLPEMPPVVGTIDSGTFARAIAQVSIAASKDDVVPLLTGVKVTIEGEKVMMAATDRYRLAVREFTWNPANPSSELSALVRSRTLTDVARSLSGGNVEVALSEGDSANLIGFESSGRRTTSTLVDGDYPPVLRLFPDVTPYTVSVATAPLIEAVKRVSLVAERNTPVRLTFSEGQVALEAGDGDEAQASEVLEANVEGGDLVVGYNSGFLLDGLGALGTDFTHFSLPDSVKPTVLRGQESLEASPEEHYRYLLMPMRI, encoded by the coding sequence GTGAAATTTCATCTTGATCGGGACGTGCTGAGCGATGCCGTGTCGTGGGCAACCCGCACTCTCCCGCAGCGCCCCGCAATGCCCATCCTCCAAGGCGTGAGGATCGTTGCCGAAGATGGCGAACTCAAGTTTTCCACCTTCGACTACGAAGTGAGCGCCCACATTTCCGTCGAGGCGGAAATCGACGAGCCCGGTGAGATTCTTGTGCAGGGCAAGATGCTCAACGACATCGTGCGCGCGCTTCCCCACAAAACGGTCTCCGTCACCCACGAGGGCCCGAAGGTAGAGATCCTGTGTGGGTCCTCGCGGTTCTCACTCGCGACCCTCCCCGTCGCCGAATACCCGGTCCTTCCCGAGATGCCGCCCGTGGTGGGCACGATCGATTCGGGAACCTTTGCGCGCGCGATCGCGCAGGTCTCGATCGCCGCAAGTAAAGACGACGTGGTTCCGCTCCTCACGGGTGTGAAGGTCACAATCGAGGGCGAGAAGGTCATGATGGCCGCGACCGACCGCTACCGCCTCGCGGTTCGCGAGTTCACGTGGAACCCCGCGAATCCTTCGAGCGAACTGAGCGCACTCGTGCGTTCGCGCACCCTTACCGACGTTGCCCGCTCCCTCAGCGGGGGTAACGTCGAGGTCGCCCTCAGCGAAGGCGACTCCGCGAACCTCATCGGTTTTGAATCTTCGGGCCGCCGCACCACCTCGACCCTCGTTGATGGCGACTACCCGCCCGTGCTGCGCCTGTTCCCCGATGTCACTCCATACACCGTGAGTGTCGCGACCGCCCCGCTCATCGAGGCCGTCAAGCGCGTGAGCCTCGTGGCTGAGCGCAACACCCCCGTGCGCCTCACCTTTAGCGAGGGCCAGGTTGCTCTCGAAGCAGGCGACGGTGACGAGGCGCAGGCGAGCGAAGTTCTCGAGGCCAACGTTGAAGGCGGCGACCTCGTGGTGGGCTACAACTCGGGCTTCCTGCTCGATGGTCTCGGCGCGCTCGGCACCGATTTCACGCACTTCTCGCTTCCCGATTCGGTCAAGCCGACGGTGCTGCGTGGCCAAGAGTCGCTCGAAGCGTCGCCGGAGGAGCACTACCGCTACCTCCTCATGCCCATGCGCATCTGA